In Carya illinoinensis cultivar Pawnee chromosome 6, C.illinoinensisPawnee_v1, whole genome shotgun sequence, a single genomic region encodes these proteins:
- the LOC122313672 gene encoding uncharacterized protein LOC122313672, which produces MILELTLSLFIFCLGFLHYLIYRYVCAVHLCLSFDLAVFRDKFNKNVRRKGACELDVHAFFEQIPMSTWRYFHLKPSIKLTHLFSSPNAFFPFLLATMAGKSSQILSTLFLILIFLNFLGMTRPDNECPYPCYPPPIGPGTPIITTQPPPPPSQVVSYPPPTGYNPTPAGYVPFSSPPPYGNSFGSPPPPDPILPYFPYYSGKPLHQTDNSAATTLGIRSILMIIIAVANYLLVSVSVFPFYVL; this is translated from the exons ATGATTCTTGAGTTGACTTTgtccttatttattttttgtcttggTTTTCTTCATTATCTGATCTATAGGTATGTGTGCGCTGTTCATCTTTGCCTCTCTTTTGATTTGGCAGTTTTCAGGGACAAAT TCAATAAAAATGTGCGAAGAAAAGGTGCATGTGAATTAgatgttcatgcattctttgAACAAATACCGATGAGCACATGGCGTTACTTTCAT CTTAAACCCTCCATAAAACTCACCCACCTCTTTTCCTCGCCAAACGCTTTCTTTCCCTTCCTCCTAGCAACCATGGCCGGAAAGTCAAGCCAAATTCTCTCGACCCTCTTCTTGATTCTAATATTTCTGAATTTTCTGGGAATGACAAGGCCTGATAACGAGTGCCCATATCCGTGTTATCCGCCGCCCATCGGCCCCGGCACTCCGATAATCACAACACAGCCGCCTCCGCCACCATCCCAGGTCGTGTCTTACCCACCTCCAACTGGATACAACCCTACACCGGCAGGATACGTACCATTTTCGTCTCCACCACCCTATGGCAATTCATTTGGTTCCCCTCCCCCTCCTGACCCCATATTACCCTACTTCCCTTACTACTCCGGAAAACCCCTTCATCAGACGGACAACTCTGCAGCAACCACTCTTGGAATTCGCTCAATACTCATGATCATCATCGCCGTAGCTAATTATCTTCTTGtctctgtttctgtttttcCTTTCTATGTACTTTAA
- the LOC122313391 gene encoding protein WVD2-like 7, with the protein MTMKAGESQPSSLKAETRRYQPLHRLSCTVNLTKADTSSSAAVFSFKSNEHAERRKEFYMELQQKMHAKEAEMNQMQVRRQEKTEAEIKQFRRSLNFKATPMPSFYHVAVPRRSDGKKAPSSNSKVNKARDKSTNPGSRAAGRSKSCLKEGSDQASSTNESVNTTARIDALEKTNCPTGEHSEGSASSQTLPSNQSCFLGVGVENKVGRRKEREKERDTSMYKHRVSEIHKVMKGQRAEGKQKVGAREMARKDMKSSGIGSSSGLGNLVVGVAS; encoded by the exons ATGACAATGAAAGCCGGTGAATCACAACCCTCTTCATTGAAGGCTGAAACAAGAAGATATCAACCACTACACAG GCTTAGTTGTACTGTGAATTTGACCAAGGCGGATACAAGCTCAAGTGCTGCAGTTTTCAGTTTCAAAAGCAATGAACACGCAGAAAGGAGGAAAGAG TTCTATATGGAGTTGCAGCAAAAAATGCATGCCAAGGAGGCTGAGATGAATCAGATGCAAGTGAGAAGGCAG GAAAAGACAGAAGCCGAGATAAAACAATTCCGGAGAAGCCTAAACTTCAAAGCAACACCCATGCCTTCTTTTTATCATGTAGCTGTACCACGAAGGTCTGATGGGAAGAAG GCACCGTCGAGTAACAGCAAAGTCAATAAAGCACGAGATAAGTCAACAAATCCAGGGAGCAGAGCGGCTGGCAGATCAAAATCATGTTTGAAAGAAGGAAGTGATCAAGCCTCCTCTACCAATGAATCTGTGAACACAACTGCACGAATCGATGCCTTAGAGAAGACCAACTGCCCAACAGGTGAGCACTCTGAAGGTAGTGCAAGCTCTCAAACTTTACCTAGCAACCAAAGCTGCTTCCTTGGAGTTGGGGTGGAAAATAAGGTCGGAAGAAGGAAAGAACGAGAAAAGGAGAGGGATACTAGCATGTATAAGCATCGTGTATCAGAAATCCATAAGGTGATGAAAGGCCAAAGAGCTGAGGGGAAGCAAAAAGTGGGAGCTCGTGAGATGGCAAGGAAGGACATGAAAAGCAGTGGTATTGGTAGCAGTTCTGGATTGGGTAATCTGGTTGTTGGTGTTGCCTCTTGA
- the LOC122313392 gene encoding classical arabinogalactan protein 9-like, with translation MPIKINPFDDARLLLNLFLVINIAIFTVPGTAAGDEKCTSCTQISPPPPSPPPPCPPPPPALPPPPPPSPKKPPTQYCPPPPAPSSFLYITGPPGNLYPIDEDFNGAARDMITRLPVLVGCGLMLGLLPYLW, from the coding sequence ATGCCGATAAAGATAAATCCTTTCGACGACGCCCGGTTGCTGCTAAATTTGTTCCTGGTGATCAATATTGCCATTTTTACTGTCCCGGGGACGGCTGCAGGTGATGAGAAGTGCACCTCGTGCACTCAAATCtccccaccaccaccatctcctCCACCGCCTTGTCCACCACCGCCACCAGCTCTTCCACCACCGCCGCCGCCTTCTCCCAAGAAGCCGCCAACCCAATACTGCCCTCCACCGCCTGCCCCGTCATCGTTCCTATACATAACTGGTCCACCTGGCAACTTGTATCCTATTGACGAGGATTTCAATGGTGCCGCCAGGGACATGATCACGAGGTTGCCTGTTTTGGTCGGCTGTGGATTAATGTTGGGTCTTCTGCCCTATCTTTGGTGA